Proteins found in one Azospirillum thermophilum genomic segment:
- a CDS encoding FadR/GntR family transcriptional regulator: MGAGAMNAVGGHAAAVDDREEAALLRGRQSPLVQRVYQQLLAQISAGDFQPNERLPGENDLATRFQVSRPVVREALKRLRAEGLIYSRQGAGSFVRLAVEESRPVLGYAPVETIADIQRCYEFRLTIEPDQAYHAALRWNDAALDNIAAALSLMGDATRAHRHREDADFAFHIAIAEATNNHYYLSSMQALKDHISVGMKFHGVSLMGPTSGLSGVFDEHRGIFEAIRDRDAESASSRMRRHLEGSRDRVFEGRALDLSL, from the coding sequence ATGGGAGCAGGGGCAATGAACGCGGTCGGCGGGCATGCAGCAGCCGTCGACGACCGCGAAGAGGCGGCTCTCCTCCGCGGGCGCCAGTCTCCGCTCGTCCAGCGGGTCTACCAGCAGCTGCTGGCCCAGATCAGCGCCGGCGACTTCCAGCCCAACGAGCGGCTGCCGGGCGAGAACGACCTCGCCACCCGCTTCCAGGTCTCCCGCCCGGTGGTGCGCGAGGCGTTGAAGCGCCTGCGCGCCGAGGGGCTGATCTATTCCCGCCAGGGGGCCGGCAGCTTCGTCCGGCTGGCGGTGGAGGAAAGCCGTCCGGTGCTCGGCTATGCCCCGGTGGAGACGATCGCCGACATCCAGCGCTGCTACGAGTTCCGCCTGACCATCGAGCCGGATCAGGCCTATCACGCCGCCCTGCGCTGGAACGACGCGGCGCTGGACAACATCGCGGCGGCGCTGAGCCTGATGGGCGACGCCACCCGCGCCCACCGGCACCGCGAGGACGCCGACTTCGCCTTCCACATCGCCATCGCCGAGGCGACGAACAACCACTATTACCTGTCCTCGATGCAGGCGCTGAAGGATCACATCTCCGTCGGGATGAAGTTCCACGGCGTGTCGCTGATGGGGCCGACCTCCGGCCTGTCGGGGGTGTTCGACGAGCACCGCGGCATCTTCGAAGCCATCCGCGACCGTGACGCCGAGTCGGCCAGCAGCCGGATGCGCCGGCACCTGGAAGGCTCGCGCGACCGCGTGTTCGAAGGGCGCGCCCTCGACCTGTCCCTGTAG
- a CDS encoding efflux transporter outer membrane subunit has protein sequence MTKTIAAAGLLAALLSGCSLIPEQPQVTSPVPASWPTGPAYGGASPAAASPVSAVPVSATVTEAETAAALGRDFFRAPQLRRLIDQALANNRDLRVAALNIETARAQYRVRQADQLPSLDAGGSVTRQRSPAGVRSAATTTGSQYSVQASLPSFEIDLFGRVHSLEQQALEQYFATEEARASTQIALVAEVADAVLTLLADQRLLALTDRTLATRQQSLDLVRRSLDRGVGTELDLAQAQAAFESARASRERYVRQVAQDWNALGLLVGAPVDGSAVAGLTLDDGILADVPVGLSSSILLKRPDIRQAEHQLKAANANIGAARAAFYPTITLTGSAGTASSELGKLFAGGSAAWSFMPSISLPIFDGGRNEASLDSAVAGRDIAVAQYEKAIQSAFRDVADALAARGTLGRQLQAQSAMVAATQRSYDLAQARYDRGIDSFLNVLDAQRSLYGAQQDQISLELSRLSNRVVLYKSLGGGSFQGEAGQGT, from the coding sequence ATGACCAAGACCATCGCCGCGGCCGGATTGCTGGCCGCGCTGCTGTCGGGCTGCTCGCTGATCCCCGAACAGCCGCAGGTGACCTCGCCCGTGCCGGCGAGCTGGCCGACCGGCCCCGCCTACGGCGGCGCCTCGCCGGCCGCCGCGTCGCCCGTCTCCGCCGTCCCCGTTTCCGCGACCGTGACGGAGGCGGAGACCGCGGCGGCGCTGGGCCGGGACTTCTTCCGCGCCCCCCAGCTCCGTCGCCTGATCGACCAGGCGCTCGCCAACAACCGCGACCTGCGCGTCGCGGCGCTGAACATCGAGACGGCGCGGGCGCAATACCGCGTCCGGCAGGCGGACCAGCTTCCCTCGCTCGATGCCGGCGGCTCCGTGACGCGCCAGCGCTCGCCCGCCGGCGTCCGCTCCGCCGCCACCACCACCGGCAGCCAGTACAGCGTCCAGGCCAGCCTGCCCTCCTTCGAGATCGACCTGTTCGGCCGGGTCCACAGCCTGGAGCAGCAGGCGCTGGAGCAGTATTTCGCCACGGAGGAGGCGCGCGCCAGCACGCAGATCGCGCTGGTCGCCGAGGTCGCCGACGCCGTCCTGACCCTGCTGGCCGACCAGCGGCTGCTGGCGCTGACCGACCGGACGCTCGCCACCCGTCAGCAGTCGCTCGATCTCGTGCGGCGCAGCCTCGACCGCGGGGTCGGCACCGAGCTCGACCTCGCCCAGGCGCAGGCCGCCTTCGAATCGGCCCGTGCCAGCCGCGAACGCTATGTCCGGCAGGTGGCGCAGGACTGGAACGCGCTCGGCCTGCTGGTCGGCGCCCCGGTGGACGGGAGCGCCGTCGCCGGCCTGACCCTCGACGACGGCATCCTGGCCGACGTGCCGGTCGGGCTGTCCTCCTCGATCCTGCTGAAGCGGCCCGACATCCGTCAGGCGGAGCACCAGTTGAAGGCGGCCAACGCCAACATCGGCGCCGCGCGGGCGGCCTTCTACCCGACCATCACGCTCACCGGCAGCGCCGGCACCGCCAGCAGCGAACTCGGCAAGCTGTTCGCCGGCGGTTCGGCGGCCTGGAGCTTCATGCCCTCCATCTCGCTGCCGATCTTCGACGGCGGCCGCAACGAGGCCAGCCTGGATTCCGCCGTCGCCGGCCGGGACATCGCCGTGGCGCAGTACGAGAAGGCCATCCAGTCCGCCTTCCGCGATGTGGCCGACGCGCTGGCCGCCCGCGGGACGCTCGGCAGGCAGCTCCAGGCCCAGTCGGCGATGGTGGCGGCGACCCAGCGCAGCTACGACCTCGCCCAGGCGCGCTACGACCGGGGCATCGACAGCTTCCTCAACGTGCTGGACGCCCAGCGGTCCCTCTACGGTGCGCAGCAGGATCAGATCAGCCTGGAGCTGTCCCGCCTGTCCAACCGCGTGGTCCTCTACAAGTCGCTCGGCGGCGGCAGCTTCCAGGGGGAGGCGGGCCAGGGGACGTGA
- a CDS encoding efflux RND transporter permease subunit has translation MSKFFIDRPVFAWVIAIVIMMAGALAIRGLPVEQYPKIAPPTVSISASYPGASAKTLEDTVTQVIEQKMTGLDHFRYMSSSSDSSGNVTITLTFEPEANPDIAQVQVQNKLQLATPLLPQEVQQRGLQVSKASNDFLMVAGFVSTDGRLSQGDIADYVSSNLQDTISRVEGVGDVTVFGPQHAMRIWLDPDALNSHRLTTIDVTNAIKTENAQVSAGQLGGAPAVPGQQINATITAQTRLQTPEQFGAILLRVNPDGSQVRLRDVARIEIGSETYEIAARYNGQPAAGLGIKLATGANALNTAAAVKARIADLSGFFPAGLEVIYPYDSTPFVEVSIHEVVKTLMEAIVLVFVVMYVFLQNFRATLIPTIAVPVVLLGTFGVLSAFGFSVNVLTMFGMVLAIGLLVDDAIVVVENVERVMSEDGLPPREATRKSMGQITGALVGIALVLSAVFVPMAFFGGSAGAIYRQFSLTIVSAMALSVLVALVLTPALCATILKPVEKGHGHAQRGVFGPFNRGFDGGSRLYLRGVRGSVSRLGRFGIAYLLILGGLGYLFLQMPSSFLPEEDRGQLFVLWSGPPNASIERTSETAKAVTAHFLENEKDSVEGLFSIVGFNFAGRGQNAGMAFVRLKDWSERPGAAQKPAAIARRAMGALSRLKDAVVFAFMPPSVPGLGNATGFDLQLVDRGGLGHERLMQARNQLLGMAAQNPKLVGVRPNGLEDTPQFRLEVDREKASALGLSLADINTTLSAAWGSSYVNDFIDQGRVKKVYLQADAPYRMQPSDIDRWYVRNGSGQMVPFSAFSMAHWTYGSPKLERYNGISSVNIQGAAAPGVSSGEAMAEMEAIMAKLPPGIGYEWTGLSYEERLSGSQAPALYALSMIFVFLCLAALYESWSVPVSVILVVPLGVIGAVVAATLRSLPSDVYFQVGLLTTIGLSAKNAILIVEFAKALYDEGMDLKEAAIEACRQRLRPIIMTSLAFILGVLPLAISSGAGSESQNAIGVGVMGGMISATVLAIVFVPVFFVAVYRLFSPKRIGHPEAAPPAAAD, from the coding sequence ATGTCAAAATTCTTCATCGACCGGCCGGTCTTCGCCTGGGTCATCGCCATCGTCATCATGATGGCCGGTGCGCTGGCGATCCGCGGCCTCCCCGTCGAGCAGTACCCGAAGATCGCGCCGCCGACGGTGTCCATCTCCGCCAGCTATCCGGGTGCCTCGGCCAAGACGCTGGAGGATACGGTCACCCAGGTCATCGAGCAGAAGATGACCGGGCTCGACCATTTCCGCTACATGTCCTCCAGCAGCGATTCCTCCGGCAACGTCACCATCACCCTGACCTTCGAGCCGGAGGCCAACCCCGACATCGCCCAGGTCCAGGTGCAGAACAAGCTGCAGCTCGCCACTCCCCTGCTTCCGCAGGAGGTGCAGCAGCGCGGCCTGCAGGTGTCCAAGGCCTCCAACGACTTCCTGATGGTGGCGGGCTTCGTCTCGACCGACGGGCGGCTCAGCCAGGGCGACATCGCCGACTACGTCTCCTCCAACCTGCAGGACACCATCAGCCGCGTCGAGGGCGTGGGCGACGTCACGGTGTTCGGGCCGCAGCATGCGATGCGCATCTGGCTCGACCCCGACGCGCTGAACAGCCACAGGCTGACGACCATCGACGTCACCAACGCCATCAAGACGGAGAACGCGCAGGTCTCCGCCGGCCAGCTCGGCGGCGCGCCCGCCGTGCCGGGTCAGCAGATCAACGCCACCATCACCGCCCAGACCCGCCTGCAGACGCCCGAGCAGTTCGGCGCCATCCTGCTGCGCGTCAACCCGGACGGTTCGCAGGTGCGGCTGCGCGACGTGGCGCGCATCGAGATCGGCTCGGAAACCTACGAGATCGCGGCCCGCTACAACGGCCAGCCGGCGGCCGGCCTCGGCATCAAGCTGGCGACCGGCGCCAACGCGCTGAACACCGCCGCCGCCGTCAAGGCGCGCATCGCCGACCTGTCGGGCTTCTTCCCGGCCGGGCTGGAGGTCATCTACCCCTACGACAGCACGCCCTTCGTCGAGGTCTCGATCCACGAGGTGGTGAAGACCCTGATGGAGGCCATCGTGCTGGTCTTCGTCGTGATGTACGTCTTCCTGCAGAATTTCCGGGCGACGCTGATCCCGACGATCGCGGTGCCGGTCGTGCTGCTCGGCACCTTCGGGGTGCTCTCCGCCTTCGGCTTCTCGGTCAACGTGCTGACCATGTTCGGCATGGTGCTGGCGATCGGCCTGCTGGTCGACGACGCCATCGTGGTGGTCGAGAATGTCGAGCGCGTGATGAGCGAGGACGGGCTGCCCCCGCGCGAGGCGACCCGCAAGTCGATGGGGCAGATCACCGGCGCGCTCGTCGGCATCGCCCTGGTGCTGTCGGCGGTGTTCGTGCCGATGGCCTTCTTCGGCGGTTCGGCCGGCGCCATCTACCGGCAGTTCTCGCTGACCATCGTGTCGGCCATGGCGCTGTCGGTACTGGTCGCCCTGGTGCTGACGCCGGCGCTGTGCGCCACCATCCTGAAGCCCGTCGAGAAGGGCCACGGCCATGCGCAGCGCGGCGTCTTCGGCCCGTTCAACCGCGGCTTCGACGGCGGCAGCCGCCTCTACCTGCGCGGCGTGCGCGGGTCCGTCTCCCGCCTCGGCCGCTTCGGCATCGCCTATCTGCTGATCCTCGGCGGGCTCGGCTACCTGTTCCTGCAGATGCCCTCCTCCTTCCTGCCGGAAGAGGACCGCGGTCAGCTCTTCGTCCTGTGGTCCGGGCCGCCCAACGCCAGCATCGAGCGCACCTCCGAGACGGCGAAGGCGGTCACCGCCCATTTCCTGGAGAACGAGAAGGACAGCGTCGAAGGGCTGTTCTCCATCGTCGGCTTCAACTTCGCCGGCCGCGGCCAGAATGCCGGCATGGCCTTCGTCCGCCTGAAGGACTGGAGCGAGCGGCCGGGCGCGGCGCAGAAGCCGGCCGCCATCGCCCGCCGGGCGATGGGTGCGCTGTCGCGGCTGAAGGACGCCGTGGTCTTCGCCTTCATGCCGCCGTCGGTGCCCGGCCTCGGCAACGCGACCGGCTTCGACCTGCAGCTCGTCGACCGCGGCGGGCTGGGGCACGAGCGGCTGATGCAGGCGCGCAACCAGCTCCTCGGCATGGCGGCGCAGAACCCGAAGCTGGTCGGCGTCCGCCCCAACGGGTTGGAGGACACGCCGCAGTTCCGGCTGGAGGTCGACCGCGAGAAGGCGAGCGCGCTCGGCCTGTCGCTCGCCGACATCAACACCACCCTGTCGGCCGCCTGGGGCTCGTCCTACGTCAACGACTTCATCGACCAGGGCCGCGTCAAGAAGGTCTACCTGCAGGCCGACGCGCCCTACCGCATGCAGCCGTCCGACATCGACCGCTGGTACGTCCGCAACGGCAGCGGCCAGATGGTGCCCTTCTCCGCCTTCTCCATGGCGCACTGGACCTACGGCTCGCCGAAGCTGGAGCGCTACAACGGCATCTCCTCCGTCAACATCCAGGGTGCGGCGGCGCCGGGCGTCAGCTCGGGCGAGGCGATGGCGGAGATGGAGGCGATCATGGCGAAGCTGCCGCCCGGCATCGGCTACGAATGGACCGGCCTGTCCTACGAGGAGCGGCTCAGCGGCTCGCAGGCGCCGGCGCTCTACGCCCTGTCGATGATCTTCGTCTTCCTCTGCCTCGCCGCCCTCTATGAAAGCTGGTCGGTGCCGGTGTCGGTCATCCTGGTGGTGCCGCTGGGCGTCATCGGCGCGGTCGTCGCCGCCACGCTGCGCAGCCTGCCGAGCGACGTCTACTTCCAGGTCGGCCTGCTGACCACCATCGGCCTGTCGGCGAAGAACGCCATCCTGATCGTCGAGTTCGCCAAGGCGCTCTACGACGAGGGGATGGACCTGAAGGAGGCGGCGATCGAGGCCTGCCGCCAGCGGCTGCGCCCGATCATCATGACCTCGCTCGCCTTCATCCTCGGCGTGCTGCCGCTGGCGATCAGCAGCGGCGCCGGCTCGGAAAGCCAGAACGCCATCGGCGTCGGCGTGATGGGCGGCATGATCTCGGCCACCGTGCTGGCGATCGTCTTCGTCCCGGTCTTCTTCGTCGCCGTCTACCGCCTGTTCAGCCCGAAACGGATCGGTCACCCCGAGGCGGCACCCCCCGCCGCCGCCGACTGA
- the mbfA gene encoding iron exporter MbfA has translation MADDAAPKPSAGSDRSGADGPPPSRRGRGPLNFSDLTERELLALAISLEEEDERIYDEFATALRESYPDTARMFSAMSAEESGHRHRLIELYRKRFGEHIPLIRRHDVKGFIQRKPIWLTQPLGLEKVRAQAELMEAETKRFYTRAAQRSTDAAVRQLLGDLAAEERRHEATAERLEAKYVTPQVARSEGEAERRLFVLQFIQPGLAGLMDGSVSTLAPLFAAAFATRDSWETFLVGLAAALGAGISMGFAEALSDDGSLTGRGSPWLRGSVCGLMTAVGGLGHALPYLISDFWTATAIAAAVVLVELGVIAWIRNRYMDTPLLAAAFQVVVGGLLVFATGILIGSS, from the coding sequence ATGGCCGATGATGCCGCCCCCAAGCCGTCCGCCGGAAGCGACCGGAGCGGAGCGGACGGGCCGCCGCCCTCCCGCCGGGGCCGCGGGCCGCTCAACTTCTCCGACCTGACGGAGCGGGAGTTGCTGGCGCTCGCCATCTCGCTGGAGGAGGAGGACGAGCGCATCTATGACGAGTTCGCCACGGCGCTGCGCGAGAGCTACCCGGACACCGCCCGGATGTTCAGCGCCATGTCGGCCGAGGAGAGCGGCCACCGCCACCGGCTGATCGAGCTGTACCGCAAGCGCTTCGGCGAGCATATCCCGCTGATCCGCCGCCACGACGTCAAGGGCTTCATCCAACGCAAGCCGATCTGGCTGACGCAGCCGCTGGGGCTGGAGAAGGTGCGGGCGCAGGCCGAGCTGATGGAGGCGGAGACCAAGCGCTTCTACACCCGGGCCGCCCAGCGCTCCACCGACGCGGCGGTGCGCCAGCTGCTGGGCGACCTCGCGGCGGAGGAGCGGCGGCACGAGGCGACGGCCGAGCGGCTGGAAGCCAAATACGTGACCCCGCAGGTGGCCAGGAGCGAGGGCGAGGCCGAGCGCCGGCTGTTCGTCCTGCAGTTCATCCAGCCCGGACTGGCCGGGCTGATGGACGGCTCCGTCTCCACCCTGGCACCGCTGTTCGCCGCCGCCTTCGCCACCCGCGACTCGTGGGAGACCTTCCTGGTGGGCCTCGCCGCCGCGCTCGGCGCCGGCATCAGCATGGGATTCGCCGAGGCGCTGTCCGACGACGGGTCGCTGACCGGGCGGGGAAGCCCCTGGCTGCGCGGTTCCGTCTGCGGCCTGATGACCGCGGTCGGCGGGCTGGGCCACGCCCTGCCCTACCTGATCTCCGACTTCTGGACGGCGACGGCCATCGCCGCGGCGGTGGTGCTGGTCGAGCTGGGCGTCATCGCCTGGATCCGCAACCGCTACATGGACACGCCCCTGCTGGCCGCCGCCTTCCAGGTGGTGGTCGGCGGCCTGCTGGTGTTCGCCACGGGGATCCTGATCGGCAGTTCGTAA